In Mongoliitalea daihaiensis, one DNA window encodes the following:
- a CDS encoding UDP-N-acetylmuramoyl-L-alanyl-D-glutamate--2,6-diaminopimelate ligase codes for MRVLKDILYKVSLKSTVGDMELAIGEIHFDSRKVSKGDLFVAIPGTQVDGHNFISQAIAQGAVCIVCEHLPSEQLDHIAYIQVVNASKAMGIMAANYYENPSEKLKLVAVTGTNGKTSTVTLLYQLFIEMGYQTGLISTVENRVHEHVVPSSHTTPDSLQLQALLKQMVDAGCTHCFMEASSHAIAQDRIAGLHLAGAVFTNITHDHLDYHGTFDEYIKAKKKLFDDLPKDAFALVNADDKRGMVMLQNCRSTHQTFALRYPADFKAKVLSNTLEGLELDINNKQIWFRMIGEFNAYNLLGVYGTAVLLGEDEEEVLMQLSKVKGAQGRFDQIHVGGVTAIVDYAHTPDALENVLKTIAGVRTGGEQVITIVGCGGNRDRTKRPLMAKIATKFSDKVILTSDNPRNEDPVEIIKEMEAGVNPVDFKKTMTIVDRREAIKTAGILANAGDIILIAGKGHETYQEIKGVKHPFDDRAVALELLELLKKN; via the coding sequence ATGAGAGTGCTAAAAGACATATTGTATAAGGTTTCCTTAAAATCGACGGTCGGTGATATGGAGCTGGCTATTGGAGAGATACACTTTGATAGCCGAAAGGTAAGTAAAGGGGATTTATTTGTGGCCATTCCTGGTACTCAGGTAGATGGTCATAATTTTATCTCGCAAGCGATTGCTCAAGGTGCAGTGTGCATCGTATGTGAACATTTACCATCTGAGCAATTGGATCATATTGCTTATATACAAGTAGTCAATGCATCCAAGGCCATGGGTATTATGGCTGCAAATTACTATGAAAATCCATCTGAAAAGTTGAAGCTTGTGGCGGTAACTGGTACCAATGGTAAGACAAGTACCGTCACGCTTCTATATCAGTTGTTTATAGAGATGGGGTACCAAACGGGCTTGATCTCCACCGTGGAGAATCGGGTCCATGAACATGTGGTTCCTTCCTCACACACAACCCCTGACTCCTTGCAACTTCAAGCCTTGTTGAAGCAAATGGTTGATGCAGGTTGTACGCATTGTTTTATGGAGGCAAGTTCTCATGCGATTGCTCAAGATCGAATTGCAGGCTTACACCTTGCAGGAGCGGTATTCACCAATATCACACACGATCATTTGGACTATCACGGAACATTTGATGAGTATATCAAAGCCAAGAAAAAGCTTTTTGACGACCTGCCCAAAGACGCATTTGCTTTGGTCAATGCTGATGATAAGCGTGGTATGGTCATGTTGCAAAACTGCCGGTCTACCCATCAGACATTTGCGCTGCGATACCCAGCCGATTTCAAGGCCAAAGTACTTTCCAATACATTGGAAGGACTGGAACTTGATATCAACAACAAGCAGATTTGGTTCCGCATGATCGGGGAGTTCAATGCCTATAACCTATTAGGGGTGTATGGTACAGCTGTTTTGTTAGGAGAAGATGAGGAAGAGGTCTTGATGCAGCTTTCCAAAGTAAAAGGTGCACAAGGACGCTTTGATCAAATCCACGTAGGCGGAGTAACGGCCATTGTAGATTATGCCCATACTCCTGATGCTTTGGAAAATGTTTTGAAAACCATTGCGGGTGTTCGTACTGGTGGGGAGCAGGTCATTACGATTGTGGGCTGTGGAGGAAATCGGGACCGCACTAAGAGGCCCTTGATGGCAAAAATTGCAACAAAATTCAGTGATAAAGTGATTTTGACTTCTGATAATCCACGAAATGAGGATCCAGTTGAAATCATTAAAGAAATGGAGGCGGGTGTAAATCCGGTGGATTTTAAAAAAACCATGACCATTGTAGATAGAAGAGAAGCCATTAAAACAGCTGGTATTCTAGCCAATGCAGGGGACATTATCCTGATTGCAGGAAAAGGGCATGAAACTTATCAGGAGATCAAAGGGGTAAAACACCCTTTTGATGATCGCGCTGTTGCGCTTGAATTACTGGAACTATTGAAAAAAAATTGA
- the mraY gene encoding phospho-N-acetylmuramoyl-pentapeptide-transferase — protein sequence MLYPIFEYLDRVLDIPGTGVFRFISFRAGMAALLSLIITISFGKNIIDWIRSKQIGETVRDLGLEGQAEKKGTPTMGGLMIIAGIIIPTLLFANINNIYIILLLVTTVWLGVIGFLDDYIKVFKKNKEGLRGRFKITGQIIIGIIVGATLYFHEGVVVREFTNPVSIEEGVVETPAYRDVKIAKTTIPFLKNNELNYENFLGFLGDSVTPILYILLVIFIITAVSNGANITDGIDGLAAGTSAIIGLTIAIFAYISGNAIFSQYLNIFFIPNSGELVIFCAAFVGACVGFLWYNAYPAQVFMGDTGSLMLGGVIAVLSLTLRKELLIPVLCGIFVIENASVIIQVSYFKYTKKKYGEGRRVFLMSPLHHHYQKKNIHEAKIVTRFWIIGILLAIITLATLKLR from the coding sequence ATGTTATATCCAATTTTTGAATACTTAGACCGAGTGCTTGATATCCCAGGAACGGGAGTGTTTCGCTTTATCTCTTTCAGAGCAGGTATGGCGGCACTTTTGTCTCTCATTATTACCATCTCTTTCGGTAAAAACATCATCGATTGGATCAGAAGCAAGCAAATCGGTGAGACGGTTCGTGATCTTGGTTTGGAGGGACAGGCAGAGAAAAAAGGAACGCCTACCATGGGAGGACTTATGATCATTGCAGGTATCATCATCCCTACCTTGTTGTTTGCAAATATCAACAATATCTATATCATCCTTTTATTGGTGACAACCGTGTGGTTGGGTGTAATTGGGTTTTTGGATGATTACATCAAAGTCTTTAAAAAAAATAAGGAAGGCTTAAGAGGCAGATTCAAAATCACTGGTCAGATCATTATTGGGATTATTGTAGGTGCCACCCTGTATTTTCATGAAGGTGTTGTTGTACGTGAATTTACCAATCCAGTATCAATAGAGGAGGGCGTTGTAGAAACCCCTGCCTATAGAGATGTGAAAATTGCAAAAACAACGATCCCATTTTTAAAAAACAATGAACTCAATTACGAAAATTTCCTAGGATTTCTTGGGGATAGCGTTACACCTATTTTATACATTTTATTGGTGATTTTTATCATCACAGCAGTATCTAATGGAGCCAATATCACCGATGGAATTGATGGTTTGGCAGCAGGAACCTCTGCAATTATAGGGCTTACCATTGCCATATTCGCCTATATTTCAGGTAATGCCATTTTTTCACAGTACCTCAACATTTTCTTTATTCCAAACTCAGGGGAGTTGGTGATTTTCTGTGCGGCATTCGTAGGAGCCTGTGTTGGGTTTCTTTGGTACAATGCATATCCTGCGCAGGTATTTATGGGGGATACGGGAAGTTTGATGTTGGGAGGAGTGATTGCTGTATTGTCATTGACCTTGAGAAAGGAGTTGCTGATTCCTGTGTTGTGTGGGATTTTCGTCATCGAAAATGCCTCAGTAATCATTCAAGTTTCTTATTTCAAATACACCAAAAAGAAATATGGTGAGGGCAGGAGAGTCTTTTTGATGTCTCCGCTTCATCACCATTATCAAAAGAAGAATATTCATGAAGCTAAGATAGTGACCAGGTTTTGGATCATTGGAATCCTATTGGCCATCATTACCTTGGCAACGTTGAAATTGAGATAA